GAGACGGTGATAGTTGGTATGCCTTGGCTGCATCCTCTGCTCACTGTAGGTTTCTCCATTGTTGTTTCCTTGGTTTCCAGCAACAACGTTGGTATTATCAATCATTCCCACGTTGGCAGTGGCTCCAAGTAGACCATATGTCTCATCACCATGGGCGTGCTGCAGTAGGTGGTTGTGTTCACTTGTCATGAAGGGGTCAAGATCATTGTGCACAACACAGTTGTATTGAGGCCACTCCCCGTCCATGGTGATCTGTTGTCATGAAACAAAATGTTTATTGCCCTATATAGAGTTAAAGGCAGCAGTAAActaatatttaaaaaaaatgtagAAGTGAAAAATGAAACCACATAGAAGGAAACGTCATACAAAACACTACACCTCCAACTACATTTAGGTTTCTGTGCCCACATTATTCCGATGGTACTTCACCTTAAAAATAATTTAAATTCGTCCATAGGAGTTTCCAACACCGATCTGGATGTAATCATGTAGACATTAATTGTGCTGTAGTTGACATACTTTCTTGACTTCACGATAGTATATTCATGATTACCTTAGGCTGATTAGTTAAAAAAATGAAAACAGGTATGCCCTACATGGTAATGCAAAGCTATTACTTTCTCATCTCATCATGTTCTTTTCTTTTTATCCAGATGATTATACCTATCTATATATACATTTGTATCTATCTACAGATTCCATATATATATGGTATATTTAGATAAGGAGGACCTACGTACAACAAAAATGAGCACCAACTACTCCTACAAATTATAGAAGCGAGATATTAAAATGTACTATGTGTAGGAAATCATATTAACCATAAATAATAGCATCATATGCACAATAATAAAATCAGATCTATGAATATTATCAGATCTATGTTATCTCCAATATTTTACCTTTGGAAGATTAGCTTACCTTATAGCAAGATGCTAGCCATCTCTCAAGCAAAACGATGAAACACTACTTTCTACGTGTATCTACTCATTCCATCACACATGTCATGGAGAATGCGTGCC
This is a stretch of genomic DNA from Triticum aestivum cultivar Chinese Spring unplaced genomic scaffold, IWGSC CS RefSeq v2.1 scaffold322676, whole genome shotgun sequence. It encodes these proteins:
- the LOC123177678 gene encoding homeobox-leucine zipper protein ROC7-like — its product is MDGEWPQYNCVVHNDLDPFMTSEHNHLLQHAHGDETYGLLGATANVGMIDNTNVVAGNQGNNNGETYSEQRMQPRHTNYHRLRREQIQQLEAVFREIPYPDEKLRKTLSERLGMSAQQVKFWFQNHRRNSK